The Lachnospiraceae bacterium oral taxon 500 genome window below encodes:
- a CDS encoding ABC transporter, giving the protein MIKTLSRSVRQFKVSSAATAALSALEVVFEIVVPLTMSRLIDHGVYAGSMGQVWKYGLILLLLASMQLTTGILAAKLGAKASVGLAANLRQDMYDRVQTFSFSNIDKFSAASIVTRLTTDVSNVQNAYQMLLRMAIRAPFMMVFAMIASFSISRQISMVFLAAIPLLALVLALIIRAVIPVFKQVFSDYDGLNKVVQENVRGIRVVKSFNQENFEIKKFENMSAKIFRGFAKGERLIALNMPIMQIFMYTCMLLVSWLGARAIIASGNNEALGLTTGQLTALFSYSMQILMSLMMLSMVFAMITIASSSAERITEILNEKSDITDPADPVYEVKDGAVVFDRVSFVYHADADKKVLDNIDLRIASGETVGIIGSIGSSKSSLVQLIPRLYDVTEGSVSVGGVDVRRYHLDTLRGAVAMVLQKNELFSGTIKENLRWGNENASDEELVQASRQACADDFIRSFPQGYDTYIEQGGTNVSGGQKQRLCIARALLKKPKVLILDDSTSAVDTKTDAAIKRSFAEEIPDTTKIIIAQRVSSIRHADKIIVLDEGKISALGTHDELLKTSSIYREVFESQQKGEE; this is encoded by the coding sequence ATGATTAAAACATTGAGCCGGAGCGTGCGGCAGTTCAAAGTTAGCTCGGCGGCGACCGCGGCTTTGTCCGCGCTGGAGGTAGTCTTTGAAATTGTGGTTCCGCTGACTATGTCGCGGTTAATTGATCATGGGGTTTATGCCGGCAGTATGGGGCAGGTTTGGAAATACGGACTGATTTTGCTTTTGCTGGCCAGTATGCAGTTGACGACCGGTATACTGGCGGCAAAACTGGGCGCTAAGGCCTCGGTCGGACTGGCGGCTAATTTGCGGCAGGATATGTACGACCGGGTGCAGACCTTTTCCTTTTCCAATATTGATAAGTTTTCTGCCGCTTCGATCGTTACCCGGCTGACGACCGATGTGAGCAATGTCCAGAACGCCTATCAAATGCTGCTGCGGATGGCGATACGTGCGCCCTTTATGATGGTTTTTGCCATGATCGCTTCATTTTCCATCAGCCGCCAGATCTCAATGGTCTTTTTGGCGGCCATTCCCTTGTTAGCTTTGGTCCTGGCGTTGATTATCCGGGCGGTGATACCGGTCTTTAAGCAGGTTTTTTCCGATTATGACGGATTAAACAAAGTGGTGCAGGAAAATGTTCGCGGCATTCGGGTGGTGAAATCCTTTAATCAGGAAAACTTTGAGATTAAAAAGTTTGAAAATATGTCTGCTAAGATTTTCCGCGGTTTTGCCAAAGGCGAGCGGCTGATTGCCCTCAATATGCCGATAATGCAGATTTTTATGTACACTTGCATGTTGTTGGTGTCCTGGCTGGGTGCCAGAGCGATTATCGCCAGCGGCAATAATGAGGCGCTGGGTCTGACGACAGGTCAGTTAACGGCGTTGTTTAGCTATTCCATGCAGATTCTGATGAGCCTGATGATGCTGTCGATGGTCTTTGCCATGATTACGATTGCTTCGTCTTCCGCAGAACGGATTACAGAAATATTAAACGAAAAAAGCGATATCACTGACCCGGCCGATCCGGTGTATGAAGTCAAGGACGGCGCGGTCGTCTTTGACCGGGTTAGTTTTGTCTATCACGCCGACGCCGATAAGAAAGTCCTTGATAATATTGACCTGCGGATTGCCTCCGGTGAGACGGTCGGGATTATCGGCAGCATCGGTTCGTCCAAGTCAAGTCTGGTGCAGCTGATTCCCCGGCTTTATGATGTGACGGAGGGCAGTGTTTCGGTCGGCGGGGTTGATGTGCGCCGTTATCACCTTGATACTTTGCGCGGGGCAGTAGCAATGGTGCTGCAAAAAAATGAGCTTTTTTCCGGGACGATCAAGGAAAACTTACGCTGGGGCAATGAAAACGCCAGCGATGAGGAGCTGGTTCAGGCCAGCCGGCAGGCCTGTGCAGATGATTTTATCCGTTCTTTCCCGCAGGGCTACGATACTTATATTGAACAGGGCGGGACGAATGTGTCCGGCGGGCAGAAACAGCGTTTGTGCATTGCCCGGGCACTGCTGAAAAAGCCGAAGGTGCTGATTTTAGACGATTCGACCAGCGCGGTCGATACCAAGACGGACGCAGCGATTAAGCGTTCCTTTGCCGAGGAGATTCCGGATACGACCAAAATCATTATTGCTCAGCGGGTCAGCTCGATCCGCCATGCCGATAAGATCATTGTGCTGGATGAGGGCAAAATCTCGGCGCTTGGCACTCATGACGAGTTGCTGAAAACTTCCTCCATTTATCGGGAAGTGTTTGAGTCCCAGCAGAAAGGAGAGGAGTAA
- a CDS encoding ABC transporter, whose protein sequence is MKQEKKLPKGAPKLDFKIARRIFSYMKPDRGKLILVVFCILLSSLASAASSLFLGKLIDNHIMPLLTVESPVFSGLLRALLMMALLYLTGITASLFYNRMIVTLAQKTLKQIRDEMFTKMQALPVRYFDSHTYGEVMSLYTNDTDTLRQVLAQAMPQLIASMFTLITVFFSMLYISVPLTIVAVVLIFLVMQVTGKIVGRIGVHFAEQQRTLADVNGYVEEMIGGQKVVKVFCYEDKAREQLRRRNQAWADSSTKANANANMLMPLMNAVGYFQYVIIAVLGSYMAISGMTNFGLTGVNVMSLGMIASFLTLTRNFVWPLGQISSQFNYVAMAFAGAERIFAFMDEHPETDEGYVTLVNAHIREEGQVQECAENTGHWAWKHPHRADGSVTYTELKGQITMDDVDFGYVPEKTVLHDITLYAEPGQKIAFVGATGAGKTTITNLINRFYDIADGKIRYDGININKIKKADLRRSLGVVLQDVNLFTDTVMENIRYGNPNATDEECIAAAKLANADGFIRMLEHGYDTVLKGGGSGLSQGQRQLLSIARAAVSDPPVMILDEATSSIDTRTEALVQDGMDKLMQGRTVFVIAHRLSTVQNSDVIMVLDQGRIIERGNHEKLIAQKGVYYQLYTGAFELE, encoded by the coding sequence ATGAAACAGGAAAAGAAACTGCCGAAAGGTGCTCCCAAACTGGACTTTAAAATTGCCCGCCGGATTTTTTCGTATATGAAACCGGATCGGGGCAAGCTGATTTTAGTGGTGTTTTGTATTTTACTAAGTTCTCTCGCCAGTGCTGCCTCCTCCTTGTTTTTAGGGAAATTGATCGACAATCATATTATGCCGCTCCTCACGGTGGAGTCGCCTGTCTTCAGTGGACTTTTGCGGGCACTGCTGATGATGGCGCTCCTATATTTAACCGGAATTACCGCCTCACTTTTTTATAACAGAATGATTGTAACCTTGGCGCAAAAGACCTTAAAACAAATTCGGGATGAAATGTTTACCAAGATGCAGGCTTTGCCGGTGCGCTATTTTGACAGTCATACCTATGGCGAGGTGATGAGCCTTTATACGAATGACACAGATACATTACGGCAGGTGCTGGCACAGGCTATGCCGCAACTGATTGCCTCGATGTTTACGCTGATTACGGTATTTTTCAGTATGCTTTATATCAGCGTACCGCTGACGATTGTGGCGGTGGTTTTGATTTTCCTGGTCATGCAGGTCACCGGCAAAATCGTCGGTCGGATTGGTGTTCATTTTGCAGAGCAGCAACGGACGCTGGCAGACGTGAACGGCTATGTGGAAGAAATGATCGGCGGGCAAAAAGTGGTGAAAGTATTTTGCTATGAAGATAAGGCAAGAGAGCAGCTGCGGCGGAGAAATCAGGCTTGGGCGGACAGTTCAACCAAAGCCAATGCCAATGCGAACATGCTGATGCCGCTGATGAATGCGGTCGGTTATTTTCAATATGTCATTATTGCGGTTTTGGGTTCTTATATGGCCATCAGCGGTATGACTAATTTTGGTCTGACCGGCGTTAATGTTATGTCGCTGGGAATGATCGCCTCCTTTTTGACCTTGACCAGAAACTTTGTCTGGCCGCTGGGGCAGATTTCCAGCCAGTTTAATTATGTGGCGATGGCATTTGCCGGCGCCGAGCGGATTTTTGCTTTTATGGACGAGCATCCGGAAACGGATGAGGGTTATGTGACACTGGTTAATGCCCATATTAGGGAGGAGGGTCAAGTTCAGGAATGTGCGGAAAATACCGGGCACTGGGCGTGGAAGCATCCGCACCGGGCCGACGGCAGTGTTACTTATACGGAGTTAAAGGGTCAAATCACGATGGACGACGTTGATTTTGGCTATGTCCCGGAAAAAACAGTGCTGCATGACATTACGCTCTATGCCGAGCCGGGGCAAAAGATTGCTTTTGTCGGCGCAACCGGTGCGGGTAAAACCACGATCACCAATTTGATTAACCGCTTTTATGATATTGCCGACGGCAAAATTCGCTACGACGGAATCAATATCAATAAGATTAAAAAGGCGGATTTGCGCCGTTCTCTCGGGGTGGTGCTGCAAGACGTCAATTTGTTTACCGATACGGTGATGGAAAATATTCGCTACGGTAACCCGAATGCGACCGATGAGGAATGTATTGCGGCCGCCAAACTGGCCAATGCCGACGGTTTTATCCGGATGCTGGAACATGGCTATGACACGGTCTTAAAGGGCGGCGGCAGCGGGCTGTCGCAGGGGCAGCGCCAGCTTTTGTCAATTGCCCGGGCGGCGGTATCCGATCCGCCGGTTATGATTTTGGATGAAGCAACGTCTTCGATTGATACCCGAACCGAAGCCTTGGTACAGGACGGCATGGATAAACTGATGCAGGGCCGGACGGTATTTGTCATTGCTCACCGGCTGTCAACCGTACAGAATTCGGATGTGATTATGGTCTTAGACCAAGGCCGGATTATTGAGCGGGGCAACCATGAAAAACTGATTGCCCAAAAAGGAGTTTATTATCAGCTCTATACCGGCGCATTTGAGCTGGAGTAG
- a CDS encoding aspartate aminotransferase (catalyzes the formation of oxalozcetate and L-glutamate from L-aspartate and 2-oxoglutarate) — MAESYVQKLLADRIGGNRFGKRENKNHLEQAKQTYVESTNQGLLDLSREEPDAMADFDVIGSLGYEAGQWGNRERAENGILEFCEAAAAYLQREFKVEGLNPQTEIAHAIGTRSALSQLALALINPGDVLLNADLRENSLVATTKWLGGEVFSLPLLPENKFLPDLESVPAEVLAKAKLLYISYPNDPTGAVAGKAFFKKVVKFAKANQLAVVHDAGLAALTYDQTEPLSFLTIPGAKQVGVEIHSLSKAFNMTGWRLAFAAGNAKLIQAFAAVKAVTDAGQFKAIQRAGITALNKPEITAGTKAKYDRRLQNLSEVFAEMGFAAKKPQAGYFLYLPIPKAAGDGVKFKKAADFAEYLLQKTGVIVSPQDQAGAFIRVSAAFQALEAEEYGVYEEIRRRCQDLGLLFK; from the coding sequence ATGGCAGAAAGTTACGTACAAAAATTATTGGCGGACAGGATTGGCGGAAACAGGTTTGGGAAAAGGGAAAACAAAAATCATTTGGAGCAGGCAAAACAAACCTATGTGGAAAGCACGAATCAGGGTTTGCTCGATCTTAGCCGGGAAGAACCGGATGCCATGGCGGATTTTGATGTCATCGGGAGCCTGGGATATGAGGCCGGTCAATGGGGTAACCGGGAGCGGGCGGAAAACGGGATTTTAGAGTTTTGCGAAGCGGCAGCCGCTTATCTGCAAAGGGAGTTTAAGGTCGAAGGGCTGAATCCGCAGACGGAGATTGCCCATGCCATCGGCACCCGGTCGGCTCTCAGCCAACTGGCGCTGGCACTGATCAATCCGGGAGATGTCCTGTTAAACGCTGATTTACGGGAGAACTCCTTAGTGGCCACAACCAAATGGCTGGGCGGCGAAGTCTTTTCTCTGCCGCTTTTGCCGGAAAACAAGTTTTTACCGGATTTAGAGAGCGTTCCGGCTGAGGTTTTGGCGAAAGCCAAGCTTTTATATATCAGTTATCCGAATGACCCGACCGGCGCGGTGGCCGGAAAGGCCTTTTTTAAGAAGGTGGTTAAGTTTGCCAAAGCAAATCAGCTGGCAGTAGTGCATGACGCGGGACTGGCGGCCTTGACCTATGATCAAACGGAGCCGCTCAGCTTTTTAACGATTCCGGGAGCAAAGCAGGTCGGGGTTGAGATTCATTCTCTGTCCAAAGCCTTTAATATGACGGGCTGGCGGCTGGCTTTTGCCGCCGGTAACGCCAAATTGATCCAGGCTTTTGCGGCGGTCAAGGCCGTCACCGATGCCGGACAGTTTAAAGCCATTCAGCGGGCCGGGATAACGGCGCTGAATAAGCCGGAAATTACGGCGGGAACCAAGGCCAAATATGACCGGCGGCTGCAAAACTTAAGCGAAGTTTTCGCAGAAATGGGATTTGCCGCTAAGAAACCGCAGGCCGGCTATTTTCTGTATCTGCCGATTCCCAAGGCAGCGGGAGACGGCGTGAAGTTTAAAAAAGCAGCGGACTTTGCTGAATATTTGCTGCAAAAAACCGGCGTCATCGTTTCGCCGCAGGATCAGGCTGGTGCTTTTATTCGGGTGTCGGCGGCTTTTCAGGCCTTGGAAGCGGAAGAATACGGAGTCTATGAAGAAATTCGGCGGCGTTGTCAGGATTTAGGGCTTCTGTTTAAATAA
- a CDS encoding SanA protein — MKTRDKWPAGSGRGQKWKKGIQRLIKMAAAVLFIALLLLLGVNAYMLWKTQRYILSNDQIAVEAEKGGFDYILVLGAGVRPGGEPSRMLRERIDKSVELYRLLSGTPLLMSGDSVDIYYRETVVMAAEAEKAGVPAEGIRQDPYGVSTYDSIWRLRKVYQGKKVLIVTQKYHLSRSLFLARALGMEAYGADAQKVRYYGQLYRDLREMAARLKDFFLAFWQPAAEYPVGDS, encoded by the coding sequence ATGAAAACGCGGGATAAATGGCCTGCCGGGTCGGGCCGGGGGCAGAAATGGAAGAAAGGAATTCAGCGATTGATAAAGATGGCGGCAGCAGTGCTTTTCATAGCGTTGTTGCTGCTGCTTGGCGTGAATGCCTATATGCTGTGGAAAACGCAACGCTACATTTTAAGCAATGACCAGATTGCAGTCGAGGCCGAAAAGGGCGGTTTTGATTATATCCTGGTGTTGGGGGCGGGTGTCCGTCCGGGCGGCGAGCCGTCGCGAATGTTGCGCGAAAGAATTGATAAAAGTGTAGAACTTTATCGGCTTTTGTCGGGAACGCCGCTGCTGATGAGCGGGGACAGCGTGGATATTTATTATCGGGAGACAGTGGTCATGGCGGCGGAGGCGGAGAAGGCCGGAGTACCGGCAGAGGGTATCCGACAGGATCCTTATGGGGTATCGACTTATGACAGCATCTGGCGTTTGAGAAAAGTTTATCAAGGGAAAAAGGTATTGATTGTAACGCAAAAATATCACCTCAGCCGGTCGCTTTTTTTGGCTAGGGCACTGGGGATGGAAGCGTATGGCGCGGATGCGCAGAAGGTGCGCTACTATGGTCAATTGTACCGGGATTTGCGGGAGATGGCAGCCCGGCTGAAAGATTTCTTTTTGGCATTTTGGCAGCCGGCAGCGGAATATCCGGTTGGGGATTCTTAG
- a CDS encoding restriction endonuclease: MSIPKYNELYGAVLQSLKDGKIHDYRDMKKYVANAFNLSEEDRALMLPSGRQSVFDNRIGWARTYLKQAGLIESPSRGRHVLTNEGKKALPDAESIDNTYLLKYQSFSNFYNHVPTKDLQTNTAVKEEQSPAEVIEEALKELDDVLADELMTEVMKLPAADFEKLVIKLLLKMGYGNGIEENAVVTSISNDGGIDGIVKEDQLGFSSIYIQAKQWAVNRKVDRPEIQKFAGALQGQQASKGLFITTAGFSAGAKDFANGLYGSKIVLVDGMQLMKLMIKHNLGVSVESVYEVKRVDSDFFEDDF; the protein is encoded by the coding sequence ATGTCCATACCAAAGTATAATGAACTTTATGGAGCTGTACTTCAATCTTTGAAAGATGGAAAAATTCATGATTATAGGGATATGAAAAAATATGTAGCGAATGCTTTCAATCTTTCAGAGGAAGATAGGGCTTTAATGTTGCCAAGTGGAAGGCAGTCGGTATTTGATAATCGCATTGGCTGGGCCAGAACGTATTTAAAACAAGCAGGCCTTATTGAGAGTCCGTCTAGGGGCAGGCATGTTTTAACAAATGAGGGAAAAAAAGCCTTACCGGATGCGGAAAGCATTGATAACACTTATTTATTAAAATACCAAAGTTTTTCCAATTTTTATAACCATGTGCCAACAAAAGATTTGCAAACGAATACGGCTGTAAAGGAAGAACAGTCGCCGGCTGAGGTGATAGAGGAAGCCCTAAAAGAATTAGATGATGTTTTGGCAGATGAATTGATGACGGAGGTGATGAAGCTTCCAGCGGCAGATTTTGAGAAATTGGTTATAAAATTGCTGCTTAAAATGGGGTATGGCAATGGAATTGAAGAAAATGCAGTTGTAACTTCTATTTCAAATGATGGTGGAATTGATGGGATAGTAAAGGAAGACCAGCTGGGTTTTAGTTCTATATATATTCAAGCCAAGCAGTGGGCGGTTAATCGGAAAGTAGATAGACCTGAGATTCAAAAGTTTGCAGGAGCGCTTCAAGGGCAACAGGCATCAAAAGGGTTATTTATCACAACAGCCGGATTTTCCGCCGGGGCAAAAGATTTTGCGAATGGCTTATATGGTTCAAAAATTGTTCTTGTGGACGGGATGCAGCTGATGAAACTGATGATAAAGCATAATCTTGGTGTATCGGTTGAAAGTGTGTACGAAGTAAAAAGAGTCGATTCTGATTTCTTCGAAGATGATTTTTAG
- a CDS encoding haloacid dehalogenase, giving the protein MKKAPILAICYDFDKTLSPDDMQAQGYIQSIDYEVADFWKESNELASGNDMDQNLAYMYMMASKSRGKVLFTRDTLHKDGSKVKLFPGVDTWFDRINKYGESKSVEVEHYIISSGLKEMIEGTEVADKFKKIYASSFYFDKDGVAVWPAQVVNYTNKTQFLFRIEKGVLDVNDQGVNSYFEQSQYRVPFRNMVYIGDSDTDIPCMKLVNINGGHSIGVYNSETKDKSKVFRMLEENRIKYFVPADYTEGSKLENLVKHIIDKTISNEVLEEVHFECIAEKAEETKGRSEEELRKEELINKLEDSTSFANTHSIIEQLAKINVWSESQKSKLIKIALKNNQVKFILNDKDVKDFYNSICEGISNEDIDKIRYIFTHNC; this is encoded by the coding sequence ATGAAAAAAGCACCTATTTTAGCAATCTGCTATGATTTCGATAAAACCTTATCTCCGGACGATATGCAGGCACAAGGATATATACAATCGATAGATTACGAGGTGGCGGATTTTTGGAAAGAGTCAAATGAGTTGGCTTCAGGTAATGATATGGATCAAAATCTTGCCTATATGTATATGATGGCAAGTAAGTCGAGAGGAAAGGTATTATTCACAAGGGATACGTTACATAAAGACGGAAGTAAGGTAAAGCTCTTTCCGGGAGTTGATACATGGTTTGACAGAATTAATAAATATGGTGAAAGCAAAAGTGTAGAGGTTGAGCATTATATTATTTCCTCTGGTTTAAAAGAGATGATTGAGGGGACGGAAGTAGCGGATAAGTTTAAAAAGATATATGCCAGTTCATTTTATTTTGACAAGGACGGCGTAGCGGTTTGGCCGGCCCAGGTTGTAAACTATACAAATAAAACACAGTTTTTATTCAGAATTGAAAAGGGTGTTCTTGATGTAAATGACCAAGGCGTTAATTCTTATTTTGAACAGAGCCAATACAGAGTTCCATTTAGAAATATGGTATATATAGGTGATAGCGATACGGATATCCCCTGTATGAAGTTGGTTAATATAAATGGCGGACATTCAATAGGAGTATATAATTCTGAAACAAAGGACAAGTCAAAGGTTTTCAGAATGCTTGAGGAGAACAGAATAAAATATTTTGTGCCGGCAGATTATACGGAGGGGTCAAAACTTGAAAATTTAGTGAAACATATAATAGATAAAACAATTTCCAACGAAGTGTTGGAAGAGGTTCATTTTGAATGTATTGCTGAAAAAGCTGAAGAAACCAAAGGTCGGAGCGAAGAGGAACTTAGGAAAGAGGAATTGATAAATAAGCTTGAGGATAGCACAAGTTTTGCGAATACACATAGTATAATTGAACAACTTGCTAAAATTAACGTTTGGTCAGAAAGCCAAAAAAGTAAATTAATTAAAATTGCACTTAAAAATAACCAGGTAAAATTTATATTGAATGATAAAGATGTGAAAGATTTTTATAATTCAATATGTGAGGGAATCTCTAATGAAGATATCGATAAGATAAGATATATTTTTACTCATAACTGTTAA
- a CDS encoding DtxR family transcriptional regulator has protein sequence MVIHEASENYLEAILMLREKQEQVRSVDVCNLLGFAKSTISVAMKKLKENGYVRIDQSGYITLTEIGEAIAAKIYERHVLIAKLFVLLGVDEETALTDACRIEHDISEESFQALKGLYFDLAKQEKEEKAAEKAN, from the coding sequence ATGGTAATTCATGAGGCGTCTGAAAATTATTTGGAAGCAATCTTAATGCTGCGGGAAAAGCAGGAGCAGGTTCGTTCCGTTGATGTCTGTAATCTTTTGGGTTTTGCGAAATCGACCATCAGCGTTGCCATGAAAAAATTGAAAGAAAACGGATATGTGCGGATTGACCAAAGCGGTTATATTACTTTGACTGAAATCGGCGAAGCCATCGCCGCTAAGATTTATGAAAGACATGTGCTGATTGCCAAGCTGTTTGTCCTTTTGGGGGTGGATGAGGAAACGGCGCTGACGGATGCCTGCCGGATTGAGCATGACATCAGCGAGGAAAGCTTTCAGGCTTTAAAGGGGCTGTATTTCGATTTAGCCAAGCAGGAAAAAGAGGAAAAAGCCGCCGAAAAAGCAAATTAA
- a CDS encoding heme ABC transporter ATP-binding protein, translating to MSILTVSNLNHSYGGREILQNVNFRLLKGEHVGLVGPNGEGKSSFMNIVTGRLTPDEGKIEWARRVRIGYLDQHASLSPDQTVREVLRDAFAYLYEMEAEVTALYGRMGEAAEDELPELLEDAAELQSILEHNDFYMIDAKVEETAGGMGLKALGLDTLVSELSGGQRSKVLLAKLLLQKPDILLLDEPTNYLDEENIEWLRRYLQNYENAFLLISHDIPFLNSVINLIYHIENKEMNRYVGDYSEFERMRDIKKSQIEAAYKKQQQEIADLEDFVARNKARVATRNMAMSRQKKLDKMERIELVREKPKPEFYFKTAPATSKLIFETEGLVIGYDTPLTRPLKLRMERGDRIAVTGPNGLGKSTLLKTILGELSPLGGAVRHGENLKIGYFQQEESAGNMRTAFAELWEEFPAWQQYEIRAALAKCGLTTDHIESKIMVLSGGEQAKVRLCKILNKETNILVLDEPTNHLDADAKEELKRALREYKGGIFLVSHEKEFYQEIATEVWNMEDFAAAR from the coding sequence ATGAGTATTTTAACAGTAAGTAACTTAAACCACAGCTATGGCGGCCGGGAAATTTTGCAGAATGTCAATTTTCGGCTGCTGAAAGGCGAGCATGTCGGTTTGGTCGGGCCGAACGGCGAAGGCAAATCTTCTTTTATGAACATCGTAACCGGGCGGCTTACGCCGGATGAGGGCAAAATTGAGTGGGCTAGGCGCGTCCGGATTGGTTATTTGGATCAGCATGCCAGCCTGTCACCGGATCAGACGGTGCGGGAAGTGCTGCGGGATGCCTTTGCCTATTTATATGAAATGGAAGCGGAAGTGACGGCCCTTTACGGCCGAATGGGAGAGGCGGCCGAGGACGAACTGCCGGAACTGTTAGAGGACGCGGCCGAACTGCAAAGCATTTTGGAGCATAATGATTTTTATATGATTGATGCCAAGGTCGAGGAAACGGCCGGCGGCATGGGGCTAAAGGCGCTGGGGCTTGACACTTTGGTCAGTGAGCTCAGCGGTGGACAGCGGTCAAAGGTGCTTCTAGCCAAGCTTTTGCTGCAAAAGCCGGATATTTTGCTGCTGGACGAGCCGACCAATTATTTAGATGAAGAAAATATTGAATGGCTCCGCCGCTATTTACAGAATTATGAAAATGCGTTTTTGCTGATTTCCCATGATATTCCGTTTCTGAACTCGGTAATCAATTTGATTTACCACATTGAAAATAAGGAAATGAACCGCTATGTTGGGGATTACAGCGAGTTTGAAAGAATGCGGGACATCAAAAAGAGCCAAATCGAAGCAGCCTACAAAAAGCAGCAGCAGGAAATTGCCGATTTAGAGGACTTTGTTGCCCGCAATAAGGCGCGGGTAGCAACCCGAAATATGGCGATGAGCCGGCAGAAAAAGTTGGATAAAATGGAGCGGATTGAACTGGTGCGGGAAAAACCGAAGCCGGAGTTTTATTTTAAGACCGCTCCGGCCACCAGCAAGCTGATTTTTGAAACGGAAGGACTGGTTATCGGCTATGATACGCCTTTGACCAGGCCGTTAAAGCTGCGAATGGAAAGGGGCGACCGAATTGCCGTCACCGGGCCGAACGGTCTGGGCAAATCCACCCTGCTGAAAACGATTTTGGGGGAGCTGTCTCCCCTTGGCGGTGCCGTGCGGCATGGCGAAAACTTAAAGATCGGCTATTTTCAGCAGGAAGAAAGCGCCGGCAATATGCGAACCGCTTTTGCGGAGCTGTGGGAGGAGTTTCCGGCCTGGCAGCAATATGAAATTCGGGCGGCGCTGGCCAAATGCGGTTTAACGACCGACCATATCGAGTCAAAGATTATGGTCTTAAGCGGCGGCGAACAGGCCAAGGTGCGGCTGTGCAAGATATTGAACAAGGAAACCAATATTTTGGTATTGGACGAGCCGACCAATCACTTGGATGCGGATGCCAAGGAAGAGTTAAAGCGGGCGCTGCGGGAATATAAGGGCGGAATCTTTTTGGTTTCGCACGAAAAGGAGTTTTATCAGGAGATCGCAACCGAAGTTTGGAATATGGAAGACTTTGCTGCGGCCCGATAG
- a CDS encoding heavy metal transport/detoxification protein: MTKELKIKGMSCQHCVMHAKNALQEVAGVTAVQVDLDKANAIVEMDGQVSEQALKDAIAEVGYEVTEIL, encoded by the coding sequence ATGACGAAAGAATTAAAGATCAAAGGAATGTCCTGCCAGCACTGCGTGATGCATGCGAAAAACGCCTTGCAGGAGGTAGCCGGAGTAACGGCGGTTCAGGTTGACTTGGATAAGGCCAACGCCATTGTGGAAATGGACGGACAGGTCAGTGAGCAGGCCTTAAAGGATGCGATTGCCGAAGTGGGTTATGAGGTAACGGAGATCCTTTAA